The proteins below come from a single Serpentinimonas raichei genomic window:
- a CDS encoding GNAT family N-acetyltransferase: MNPIEPSRNPIRAALHGRVGVPIAVLRAAHRPAILRHLLALGEHDRYLRFGYAANDAHIRRYVEGLRFERDEVFGIFNWRMRLIAMAHLAYMVRSRQEQAAEFGVSVAATARGRGYGARLFAHAMRHARNEGVAQLVIHTLSENAPMLAIARKAGASVQREGGESEAHLVLPPADFRSSLSQWWQDSVARGHYALKNGHYRLRRWVWRALARQRTVVS; encoded by the coding sequence ATGAACCCCATTGAGCCATCCCGCAATCCGATCCGTGCCGCCTTGCATGGCCGCGTCGGTGTGCCCATTGCGGTGCTGCGGGCGGCGCATCGGCCGGCCATTTTGCGGCACCTGCTGGCTTTGGGCGAGCACGATCGTTACCTGCGTTTTGGCTATGCCGCAAACGATGCGCACATTCGGCGCTACGTCGAGGGCTTGCGCTTTGAGCGCGACGAGGTGTTTGGGATTTTCAATTGGCGCATGCGCCTGATCGCAATGGCGCATCTGGCTTACATGGTGCGCAGCCGCCAAGAGCAAGCCGCCGAGTTTGGGGTCAGCGTGGCCGCTACGGCACGCGGGCGCGGCTACGGGGCGCGTTTGTTTGCCCATGCCATGCGCCACGCCCGCAACGAAGGGGTGGCGCAACTCGTCATTCATACCTTGAGCGAAAACGCGCCCATGCTGGCCATTGCCCGCAAGGCCGGGGCCAGCGTGCAGCGCGAGGGCGGCGAGAGCGAGGCGCACCTGGTGCTGCCACCGGCCGATTTCCGCTCCAGCCTGAGCCAATGGTGGCAAGATAGTGTGGCGCGCGGGCATTACGCGCTCAAAAACGGCCACTACCGCTTGCGCCGTTGGGTCTGGCGCGCTCTGGCGCGTCAACGCACTGTTGTATCCTAG